The Haploplasma axanthum region AATGCACTGCTTTTACCAACATCAGGAACGTTAGATGTTTTTGGACAAATACTACCTCCTAAAAAACGTGAAAGAATTAACTATTTAAGACAAAAGGTTGGTTTAGTATTTCAATTTCCAGAATATCAGTTATTTGAAAACACAATTATTGATGATATAGCTTTTGGACCAAAAAACTTTAAAGAAACAAAGGCTAATGCATATGAAAATGCTAAAAAAGCTGCATCAATGGTAGGTATTAGTGAAGATTTATATCAAAAATCACCATTTAGAATTAGTGGTGGACAAATGCGTAGAGTTGCAGTTGCAGGTATTCTTGCTATGAACCCTAACATTTTAGTTTTAGATGAACCAACAAGAGGATTAGACCCTCTAGGTAGAGATGAAATGATGGATATTTTTAAAAATATTCATGAAAAGGAAAATAAAACTCTAGTTTTAATTACTCATGATATGGATATTGTTAGTAAATATGCTAAAAGAGTTGTTGTTTTAAAAGAAGGAAAAATTGTTTTTGATGGAAAAAAAGAAGAATTATTTATTCATCCGAATTTTAAGGATTTTAATTTAGACTTACCTACACCGCTTAAAATATTAAAATATTTAGAAGAAAAACTAGGAATTCCTTTTGAACCTAAATATAGTAAAGAAGAATTAGTTGAGTATTTAAAGGAGGCTAAGTTATGAATAATAAAATAAGTATTGGACAATATATTCCTACAAATTCATGGCTTCATAAAATTGATCCAAGAATTAAGATAATTGGATTAATTGTATTATTAGTCTCATTGTTTCTAATTCCGATATCAGCTAATCTTGCTAGTATTATTATGATTTCAGCATTTTTATTTTTTGCAGTTATTTTAAGCATTTCTGCAAGAATACCTTTGAAAAGAGTTTTTTCAGGTGTAAGACCATTAATTTTCTTATTAACATTTACATTTGTGATTCAGTTATTTACGATAACAACTGGTGAACATATATTTAAAACGCCGCTTACGATGTATATATCACTTACTAGTATTGTTGCAATTATCGCTTTAATTATTTTATATAATACAACAAAAAGAATCTTACCATTTAGAACAGTGTATTTTTTCATTATTGTATTTCTAGTTTTTTTAGCTCAATATTTATTACCATATGTTGAGATTACTAAATACAATTTTAATCCAACATATGAAGGGGTTATTAGAGGTTTATTTTTATTTCTTAGAATTCTAACAACAGTTCTATTAACATCGCTACTTACATTTACAACAATGACAACAGATTTAAACTTTGGTTTTGAAGCAATTATGAGCCCATTGAAACTGGTTAAAATACCTGTTGAAGTAATGGCGATGATGTTATCATTAATTTTAAGATATATCCCAACATTATTATTTGAAACTGAAAAGATTATGAAAGCACAAGCATCTCGTGGACTTGATTTTAAAGAAAGTAAATTAAAAGAAAAAATAACCCAAGTTATTGCTTTACTTGTTCCAATTTTTTTAATTTCTATTAATAGAGCAGAAGATTTAAGTGATGCTATGGAAGTTAGAGGATATGTAATAGGAGCTAAGCGAACAAGAATTGATGAGTATAAGATAACAATAAAAGATATTGCATCTTTATTAGCAACTTTTATAATTCTTGGTGTAATAATTTATTTCAAGGTGACAATTTAATGCCAAGGTATTTATGTACTGTTAGTTATGATGGATTAAATTATGCAGGATTTCAAAGACAAATAAATTCTAAATCAATTCAAGATGAGATTGAAAAAGCTTTAAAGAATATGACTAGTATTTTTATACCAATTCACTCAGCAGGTAGAACAGATAAAGGCGTACATGCCACTGGGCAAACATTTCATTTTGATATTGATTCAATAATTCCAGAAGAAATTATAAAAAAAGGTTTAAATAAAAGATTGCCGGGAGATATTAAAATACAAAATGTAAAAAAAGTTAAGAATACATTTCACGCTAGACATAGTGCTAAAATGCGTATTTATGAATATAGGATCGCTAAAAAGGCAAGTACAATTTTTACAGAGAGATTTGAAGTATATGTTGAAAACTTTGATATTAAGTTAGTTAAAGACTGCTTAGATGAATTTACAGGAATTAAGAATTTTTCTGGATTTTCTAAAAAAACTCCAAATAAAATTCCAATAAAAATTTTATATAGTATTGAAATTAAAGAAACTAAGGAACATTATATTTTTATTTTTAAAGGTGAAAGTTTCTTAAGAAATATGGTTAGATCAATTATGGGTTTAATAATTGAAATAGCAACAAACAAAAAAGATGTTAGTATGATTGAAAAAGTTTTTGAGACAAAAGATCGAAGATTAGCAGGGAAAACTGCGGAAGCAAAAGGACTATTTTTAACAAAAATTGTTTATTAAAATTAAAGGAGTAAGATAAAATGTTTATATCATTTGAGGGCGGAGAAGGAACAGGAAAAACAACATTAATACAAATCATTAAACAAACACTTGAAGATAAAGGTTATGAAGTTGTTTTAACAAGAGAACCAGGTGGAACTGGAAGTATGCTTGCAGAAGAAATAAGAGATTTAGTTTTAAATCCTAAATTTACACATGTTAATGAATATACAGAAGCATTATTGTATGCAGCATCACGAGCACAGCATTTAGATGAAGTAATTATTCCAGCATTAGAATCGAAAAAAATAGTTCTTTGTGACAGATACTTAGATAGTTCATTAGCATACCAAGCGTTTGCTAGAAATCTTGGCTTAGATTTTATATTAGAGATTAATAAGTATGCAACAAAACATTTGCCAGATATAACATTTTATATTGATATTGATCCATTAGTTGGAATTGAAAGAATTAAAGGGCGTTCAAAATTTGATAGATTAGATCGTGAAAAGATTGCTTTTCATAATGAAGTTAGAAAAGGTTATTTAGAATTAACTAAGATGTTTAGTGAAAGAATTATAAAAATTGAAGGGGAACAAACAATTCCTGAAATTTCAATCTTTATGATTGATGAAATAAATAAGCGTTTATGAATAAAATAGTTGAATTTTTTGAGAATGCCCACAAAAAGAAACGACTTTCTCATTTATATCTTTTAAGTGGGGAAGCAAGAAAAGAAAATTTGGATTTAATGTATGAAATTGCCTATATTGTTTTAAAAGACTTTGATTTAAGAGATAATCTTAAAGAATTGATAAAAGAAGATAATCATAGTCAAATATATCATATAAAACCAGATGGAAATGTTATAAAAAAAGATCAAATAATAGGACTACAAAATGAATTTACAAAAACATCACTTCTTAAAGGTCCAAGAATTTATATAATTGAAGATGTTGATTTAATAAGTACATCAGCAGCAAATAGTTTGTTAAAGTTTATGGAAGAACCTGAAAGTAATGAAGTTTATGGTTTCTTAATGACAGCAAATCTTTCAAATGTTTTAAAAACAATTATATCTAGAAGCCAAGTAATTAGAATTAATGCTAGTAATGTTGATATTTATGATGAGTTGATTAGAAAAGAAATTGATACTTATGTTGCTAAAAATATTTCAGAGTTAACAAAATCTCTTGAAGAAGCAAATGAATATAGTGAAGAGTTTAATATTATAAGCTCAATTGAGTTTATCAAAAGTTATATGGCTAATTGGTATAAAGATGGCTATATTCCATCAATAGAACTTAATAAGATAAATGGAAATATTATGTATGATAGAAAATATTACAAAGTTTTTTTGGAAATATTATTAATTAATTTCTTTGATTTATGGCACTTTATATTAAAAGAAGATATAATATTTAATGAACTAGAAGATGAATACCAAAAACAAGCGAAAATAAAAAAGAGTGAAGATATTTTAAAGATTATTAAGTATATTCAAGATGAAATAACTAAACAAGTTTATTATATTAATATAAGTTTGTCATTAGAAGTTTTATTTACAAATATTCAAAAAGTGGGTGGTTAGATGCAAGTTGCATTAATACAATTTAAGGATGCTGGAAAAAAATATTATTTTTCAGTTGAAAATAATTTAGAACTTGAATTGAATGATGTTGTTGTAGTTGAAACAGCAGTTGGAATTGAAACTGGTAAAGTTTATTCTTTAAAAGAAGAAGATGAATTAGAAATAACTCAGGCATTAAAACCAATATTAAGGGTTGCTAATGAGCATGATTTAATTAAAAAGTCAGAAAATGAACAATTAGAAAGAGACGTTGTTAAAAAAACAATTCTTTTAGTAAGAGAATTAGATCTTGGAATGAAGATTCTTGAATCAGAATTTACACTTGATCGTGCAAAACTTACGATTTATTTTGAATCAGAAAATCGTGTTGATTTTAGAGAATTAGTGAAAAGAATTAGTTCAATCTATCAAACAAGAATTGAGTTAAGACAAATTGGTCCAAGAGACGTGGCTAAAAGAGTTGGGGGAATTGGACCATGTGGATTGGTTTTATGTTGTTCAACTTTTATTGGTGAGTTTGAGCCAGTGACAATCAAAATGGCAAAGAATCAAAATTTGGCTTTAAATCCTAAAAAAATCTCTGGTGTTTGTGGAAAACTTTTATGCTGTTTGAAATATGAGGATGATGTTTATACAGAACTAAGAGATTTAATGCCGGATATTAATAATCGTGTTAAAACTGAAAAAGGAAAAGCTGTTGTTATTGATATTAACTTTTTAACAAGTAAAATTAAAGTAAGATATTTAGAGGATAAAGAGTTATCCGACGAATGGATAGAC contains the following coding sequences:
- the tmk gene encoding dTMP kinase; its protein translation is MFISFEGGEGTGKTTLIQIIKQTLEDKGYEVVLTREPGGTGSMLAEEIRDLVLNPKFTHVNEYTEALLYAASRAQHLDEVIIPALESKKIVLCDRYLDSSLAYQAFARNLGLDFILEINKYATKHLPDITFYIDIDPLVGIERIKGRSKFDRLDREKIAFHNEVRKGYLELTKMFSERIIKIEGEQTIPEISIFMIDEINKRL
- a CDS encoding energy-coupling factor transporter ATPase, giving the protein MGIQFKNVSHEYVGIKTKDEAIININLNIEGSGEFIAILGHTGAGKSTLVQHMNALLLPTSGTLDVFGQILPPKKRERINYLRQKVGLVFQFPEYQLFENTIIDDIAFGPKNFKETKANAYENAKKAASMVGISEDLYQKSPFRISGGQMRRVAVAGILAMNPNILVLDEPTRGLDPLGRDEMMDIFKNIHEKENKTLVLITHDMDIVSKYAKRVVVLKEGKIVFDGKKEELFIHPNFKDFNLDLPTPLKILKYLEEKLGIPFEPKYSKEELVEYLKEAKL
- a CDS encoding PSP1 domain-containing protein, which codes for MQVALIQFKDAGKKYYFSVENNLELELNDVVVVETAVGIETGKVYSLKEEDELEITQALKPILRVANEHDLIKKSENEQLERDVVKKTILLVRELDLGMKILESEFTLDRAKLTIYFESENRVDFRELVKRISSIYQTRIELRQIGPRDVAKRVGGIGPCGLVLCCSTFIGEFEPVTIKMAKNQNLALNPKKISGVCGKLLCCLKYEDDVYTELRDLMPDINNRVKTEKGKAVVIDINFLTSKIKVRYLEDKELSDEWIDYRESTLIQ
- the truA gene encoding tRNA pseudouridine(38-40) synthase TruA, producing MPRYLCTVSYDGLNYAGFQRQINSKSIQDEIEKALKNMTSIFIPIHSAGRTDKGVHATGQTFHFDIDSIIPEEIIKKGLNKRLPGDIKIQNVKKVKNTFHARHSAKMRIYEYRIAKKASTIFTERFEVYVENFDIKLVKDCLDEFTGIKNFSGFSKKTPNKIPIKILYSIEIKETKEHYIFIFKGESFLRNMVRSIMGLIIEIATNKKDVSMIEKVFETKDRRLAGKTAEAKGLFLTKIVY
- a CDS encoding energy-coupling factor transporter transmembrane component T family protein, which translates into the protein MNNKISIGQYIPTNSWLHKIDPRIKIIGLIVLLVSLFLIPISANLASIIMISAFLFFAVILSISARIPLKRVFSGVRPLIFLLTFTFVIQLFTITTGEHIFKTPLTMYISLTSIVAIIALIILYNTTKRILPFRTVYFFIIVFLVFLAQYLLPYVEITKYNFNPTYEGVIRGLFLFLRILTTVLLTSLLTFTTMTTDLNFGFEAIMSPLKLVKIPVEVMAMMLSLILRYIPTLLFETEKIMKAQASRGLDFKESKLKEKITQVIALLVPIFLISINRAEDLSDAMEVRGYVIGAKRTRIDEYKITIKDIASLLATFIILGVIIYFKVTI